The following coding sequences lie in one Peribacillus frigoritolerans genomic window:
- a CDS encoding GIY-YIG nuclease family protein, with protein MERNKHYFYVLKCRDGSYYAGYTNNLDRRIDAHNQGRGAKYTRGRTPVELIYHEIFETQTLAMQAEYKFKQLTRKQKQKWMAKEDT; from the coding sequence ATGGAGAGGAATAAGCATTATTTTTATGTTTTAAAATGCAGGGACGGAAGCTATTATGCCGGGTATACAAATAATTTGGACCGTAGGATTGATGCTCATAATCAAGGCAGGGGTGCAAAGTATACACGAGGCCGGACCCCGGTTGAACTGATTTATCATGAAATATTCGAAACACAGACATTGGCCATGCAGGCTGAATATAAATTCAAGCAATTAACAAGAAAACAAAAGCAAAAGTGGATGGCAAAGGAGGATACATGA
- the rsmI gene encoding 16S rRNA (cytidine(1402)-2'-O)-methyltransferase, whose amino-acid sequence MWQQKSFEKEGLEPALYLVPTPIGNLEDMSFRALRILKEADVIAAEDTRNTKKLCNYFEISTPIVSYHEHNKEYSGKQMLERLRSGEVIALVSDAGLPTISDPGYELVKEAIAEQFKVIPLPGANAALTALIASGLTPQPFYFYGFLQRGAKEKKKELEKLKKMESTWIVYESPHRLKETLKHMHEILGDRRIVLCRELTKKFEEFIRGTVSEALTWAMESEIRGEFCLIIEGGQWSEEEPEEAWWMALDIVGHVNHYMETKQFTSKDAIKQVAKDRNMQKRDVYQAYHIDIQE is encoded by the coding sequence ATGTGGCAGCAAAAGAGTTTTGAAAAAGAAGGATTGGAGCCAGCTCTGTATCTGGTTCCTACACCGATAGGAAATCTTGAGGATATGAGTTTCCGGGCTTTAAGAATCTTGAAGGAAGCGGATGTCATTGCTGCTGAGGACACGCGAAATACGAAGAAATTATGCAACTACTTTGAAATTTCGACACCTATCGTCAGTTACCATGAACATAATAAGGAATATAGCGGGAAGCAGATGCTTGAGAGGCTTCGATCTGGAGAGGTCATTGCATTGGTAAGTGATGCGGGCTTGCCGACGATATCCGATCCGGGGTATGAACTGGTCAAAGAAGCCATTGCCGAACAGTTTAAAGTCATCCCGTTGCCTGGGGCAAATGCTGCATTAACTGCATTGATCGCATCTGGACTGACTCCGCAGCCTTTTTACTTTTATGGCTTTTTACAACGGGGAGCAAAAGAAAAAAAGAAGGAGCTGGAAAAATTAAAAAAAATGGAGTCGACTTGGATCGTTTATGAGTCGCCACATCGCTTGAAAGAAACATTGAAACATATGCATGAAATTTTAGGTGACCGTCGTATAGTATTATGCCGCGAATTGACCAAGAAGTTTGAAGAGTTCATCCGAGGGACTGTGAGTGAAGCATTGACGTGGGCGATGGAATCCGAAATTCGCGGAGAGTTCTGTTTAATAATAGAAGGAGGGCAATGGTCGGAGGAGGAACCTGAAGAAGCTTGGTGGATGGCCCTTGACATCGTCGGTCATGTTAATCATTATATGGAAACCAAGCAGTTCACTTCAAAGGACGCAATCAAGCAGGTCGCAAAAGATCGCAATATGCAAAAACGGGATGTATATCAAGCATATCATATTGATATACAAGAATAA
- a CDS encoding AbrB/MazE/SpoVT family DNA-binding domain-containing protein: MKSTGIVRKVDELGRVVIPIELRRTLGIAEKDALEIYVDDERIILKKYKPNMTCQVTGEVSDNNLTLANGKLILSREGAELLIQEIQQNFTASK, translated from the coding sequence ATGAAATCTACAGGTATTGTTCGTAAAGTTGATGAGTTAGGCCGGGTGGTTATTCCAATCGAACTTCGTCGTACATTGGGTATCGCTGAGAAAGACGCTCTTGAAATCTATGTTGATGATGAGCGCATCATCTTGAAAAAATACAAACCAAACATGACTTGCCAAGTTACAGGTGAAGTTTCCGATAACAACCTTACACTTGCTAATGGTAAATTGATCCTTAGTCGTGAAGGTGCAGAATTACTTATTCAAGAAATTCAACAAAACTTCACTGCTTCTAAATAA
- the metG gene encoding methionine--tRNA ligase yields MQDKLKTFYITTPIYYPSGNLHIGHAYTTVAGDAMARYKRMRGFDVMYLTGTDEHGQKIQRKAAEEGITPQQYVDNIVSGIKELWEKLDISYDDFIRTTEDRHKEVVAKIFKRLLDQGDIYLDQYEGLYCTPCESFFTERQVEESNGNCPDCGRPVEKVKEESYFFKMSKYANRLLKFYEENPDFIQPESRKNEMINNFIKPGLEDLAVSRTTFDWGIKVPGDPKHVIYVWIDALTNYITALGYGTDNDSKYLNYWPADVHLVGKEIVRFHTIYWPIMLMALDVPLPKKVFAHGWLLMKDGKMSKSKGNVVDPVTLIDRYGLDSLRYYLLREVPFGSDGVFTPEGFVERINFDLANDLGNLLNRTVAMVNKYFDGVIPNYDGSNGEFEKALLEMNQDTVGKYEEAMENMEFSVALTSIWQLVSRTNKFIDETQPWTLAKDESRKADLASVMVHLAESLRRTAILLKPFLTQTPEKIFAQLSIKDDVLKSWDSLAEFGQIPAETKVLKGDPIFPRLDMEEEVLYIKEQMQGDAPKAEEKVEVAIPEVDEITIDDFTKVELRVAQVMEVEPVKKADKLLKLQLDLGYEKRQVVSGIAQHYKPEDLVGKKVICVTNLKPVKLRGELSQGMILAGSQDGVLSVATIDSSIPNGSKVK; encoded by the coding sequence GTGCAAGATAAATTAAAAACATTCTATATCACGACACCCATATATTATCCGAGTGGTAATTTACATATAGGGCACGCGTATACGACAGTTGCAGGGGATGCCATGGCTCGTTATAAAAGGATGCGTGGTTTCGATGTCATGTACTTAACAGGCACTGATGAACATGGTCAAAAAATCCAGCGTAAAGCGGCTGAGGAAGGAATCACTCCACAGCAATATGTAGATAATATCGTATCAGGGATTAAAGAGCTCTGGGAAAAGCTTGATATTTCATATGATGATTTCATAAGGACCACGGAAGATCGCCATAAAGAGGTTGTTGCCAAGATATTCAAAAGGCTATTGGACCAGGGTGATATATACTTGGACCAATATGAAGGGCTATATTGTACACCTTGCGAATCTTTCTTCACGGAACGTCAGGTGGAAGAAAGCAATGGGAACTGTCCTGATTGCGGCAGGCCTGTTGAGAAGGTGAAAGAGGAATCTTATTTCTTTAAGATGAGTAAATATGCGAATCGGTTACTGAAGTTTTATGAGGAAAACCCGGATTTCATTCAACCGGAATCCCGCAAAAATGAAATGATCAATAACTTCATCAAGCCTGGATTGGAAGATCTGGCCGTTTCACGTACTACTTTCGATTGGGGCATCAAGGTGCCGGGAGATCCAAAGCATGTTATTTATGTCTGGATAGATGCTTTGACCAATTATATAACGGCATTAGGGTACGGAACGGATAATGATTCTAAATACTTGAATTATTGGCCGGCCGATGTACATCTGGTCGGAAAGGAAATCGTGCGTTTCCATACGATCTATTGGCCGATCATGTTAATGGCTCTTGATGTGCCGCTTCCAAAGAAAGTCTTTGCCCACGGATGGCTTCTCATGAAAGATGGTAAAATGTCCAAATCAAAAGGGAATGTAGTGGATCCCGTTACATTGATTGATCGTTATGGTTTGGATTCTTTACGCTATTATTTATTGCGTGAAGTTCCATTTGGTTCTGATGGAGTATTTACACCGGAAGGGTTTGTTGAACGGATTAATTTTGACCTGGCAAATGATTTAGGGAATTTATTAAATCGAACAGTAGCAATGGTCAATAAGTATTTTGATGGTGTAATTCCAAATTACGATGGATCCAATGGTGAATTCGAAAAGGCTTTGCTTGAAATGAATCAAGATACGGTAGGCAAGTATGAGGAAGCAATGGAAAACATGGAATTTTCAGTTGCACTAACATCCATTTGGCAACTCGTGAGCAGAACTAACAAATTCATTGATGAAACCCAGCCATGGACTCTTGCTAAAGATGAATCAAGGAAAGCAGACCTTGCTAGTGTCATGGTTCATTTGGCGGAATCATTACGCAGGACAGCAATCCTTTTGAAACCGTTCTTGACTCAAACACCAGAAAAAATCTTTGCTCAGCTTAGCATCAAAGATGATGTGTTGAAATCCTGGGACAGTTTAGCGGAGTTCGGTCAAATTCCTGCTGAAACAAAAGTTTTGAAGGGAGACCCGATCTTCCCTCGTTTGGATATGGAAGAGGAAGTTTTATATATTAAAGAACAAATGCAGGGTGATGCACCTAAGGCCGAGGAAAAAGTGGAAGTGGCGATTCCCGAGGTTGATGAGATCACTATTGATGACTTTACAAAAGTGGAGCTACGTGTTGCTCAGGTCATGGAAGTTGAACCAGTAAAGAAGGCGGATAAGCTTCTTAAACTTCAGCTAGATTTGGGCTATGAGAAACGGCAAGTCGTTTCGGGCATTGCACAGCATTATAAACCCGAAGATTTAGTGGGCAAAAAAGTGATATGCGTAACGAATTTGAAACCTGTTAAACTTCGTGGCGAGCTCTCGCAAGGAATGATTTTGGCGGGAAGCCAAGATGGTGTACTCTCAGTCGCTACAATAGATTCATCGATCCCAAATGGTTCAAAGGTGAAATAA
- a CDS encoding TatD family hydrolase, which yields MLFDTHVHVNAEQFNEDLEDVIERAKEAGVNNMVVVGFDRPTIIRAMELIEAYDFMYAAVGWHPVDAIDMTEEDLQWIEELSNHPKVVAIGEMGLDYHWDKSPKDVQMEVFRKQIRLAKKVGLPIIIHNREATADIVNILKEEEASMVGGIMHCFSGSAETALECINMNFYISLGGPVTFKNAKKPKEVAAVVPLDRLLIETDCPYLAPHPYRGKRNEPSYVKLVAEQIAEIKQLTIEEVSQATTENAKKLFGIN from the coding sequence ATGTTATTTGATACACATGTACATGTTAATGCGGAACAATTCAACGAGGATCTCGAAGACGTAATAGAAAGAGCTAAGGAAGCAGGAGTCAATAATATGGTAGTCGTTGGTTTTGACCGGCCTACTATTATAAGGGCAATGGAATTGATAGAAGCTTATGATTTCATGTATGCCGCAGTCGGCTGGCATCCTGTCGATGCTATAGATATGACAGAAGAGGACTTACAATGGATCGAGGAATTATCCAACCATCCAAAGGTTGTGGCCATTGGTGAGATGGGCCTGGATTATCATTGGGATAAATCACCGAAAGATGTTCAAATGGAGGTGTTCAGGAAGCAAATCCGATTGGCAAAAAAGGTGGGGCTGCCCATTATCATCCATAATCGGGAAGCGACCGCGGATATCGTGAACATACTCAAGGAAGAAGAGGCATCAATGGTTGGAGGCATCATGCATTGCTTTAGCGGAAGTGCGGAAACGGCTTTGGAATGCATCAATATGAATTTTTATATTTCATTGGGTGGCCCTGTGACCTTCAAGAATGCAAAAAAACCAAAGGAAGTGGCAGCGGTCGTACCTTTAGACCGTTTACTGATAGAGACTGATTGTCCATATTTGGCTCCCCATCCTTATAGAGGGAAGCGTAATGAACCTTCGTATGTGAAGCTTGTTGCTGAACAAATTGCAGAAATCAAACAACTTACAATAGAGGAAGTTTCCCAGGCGACAACAGAAAATGCCAAGAAATTATTCGGCATTAACTGA
- a CDS encoding ubiquitin-like domain-containing protein, giving the protein MAIAICSAILVSTALGILIYQGTKDTVTIMLDGKKEVVRTHAATVNDMLEDLEITVQAADYVHPSRATKVDDDLEVVWKPAQKIVMVQDGKTEEVWSTAETVDELLKDQDLSVKEQDKITPSKNTKLKANMEVAIDKAFSLKLVVGGDEKQVWSTSTTVADFLKQQGVKLNDLDRVEPELTEKVEAENTVNVVRIEKVTDVVEEPVDFAVITKKDDSLSKGKEKIVKEGKDGLISKKYEVVKENGKEVKRELLSEKVVNKKQDKVVTVGTRTTVAQASRGVTNVSSSSGKEIYVSSTAYTASCKGCSGVTSTGVDLKSNPGAKIIAVDPSVIPLGSKVYVEGYGYAVAADKGGAIKGNKIDVFFSSKNDAYRWGVKRVKVRVLD; this is encoded by the coding sequence ATGGCAATTGCCATTTGCAGTGCTATTCTTGTTTCTACAGCATTGGGAATACTAATATATCAAGGTACAAAGGATACAGTAACAATCATGTTAGACGGAAAAAAAGAGGTAGTGCGTACACACGCGGCTACTGTAAATGATATGTTGGAAGATTTAGAGATTACCGTTCAAGCCGCAGACTATGTCCATCCATCAAGAGCCACGAAGGTTGATGATGATTTGGAGGTGGTTTGGAAGCCTGCACAAAAAATCGTCATGGTACAGGATGGTAAGACGGAGGAAGTCTGGTCCACTGCCGAAACAGTAGATGAACTTTTAAAAGATCAAGATCTTAGTGTGAAGGAACAGGATAAGATCACCCCTTCAAAAAATACGAAGCTGAAAGCGAATATGGAAGTTGCCATAGACAAAGCCTTTTCACTGAAATTAGTGGTAGGTGGAGACGAAAAGCAGGTATGGTCAACTTCGACTACTGTCGCTGACTTTTTAAAGCAACAAGGAGTAAAACTCAATGATTTGGATAGAGTTGAGCCAGAATTAACCGAAAAAGTTGAAGCTGAGAATACGGTAAACGTAGTTCGAATTGAAAAAGTCACCGATGTAGTGGAAGAACCAGTTGACTTTGCTGTCATAACAAAAAAAGATGACTCTTTATCAAAAGGGAAAGAGAAAATTGTCAAAGAAGGAAAAGACGGACTCATTTCCAAGAAATATGAAGTTGTTAAGGAAAATGGCAAAGAGGTCAAAAGAGAATTACTTTCAGAAAAAGTAGTTAATAAAAAGCAGGATAAAGTTGTAACGGTCGGAACTCGAACGACAGTTGCCCAGGCATCACGCGGAGTAACTAACGTTAGTTCTTCAAGTGGAAAAGAAATATACGTTTCATCAACAGCTTATACTGCCAGTTGTAAGGGCTGTTCCGGTGTCACTTCTACAGGTGTAGATCTTAAGAGTAATCCGGGTGCGAAGATCATTGCTGTCGATCCAAGCGTAATTCCTTTGGGGTCGAAAGTATATGTAGAGGGATACGGCTATGCTGTAGCTGCTGACAAAGGCGGAGCAATAAAGGGAAATAAGATTGATGTCTTCTTTTCCTCAAAAAATGATGCCTATCGTTGGGGTGTAAAGAGAGTAAAGGTTCGCGTATTGGACTAA
- the rnmV gene encoding ribonuclease M5, whose translation MKKIKEIIVVEGKDDTVAIKRAVNADTIETNGSAVNESCIEQVRLAQKTRGAIIFTDPDFPGQKIRNIISEQVKGCKHAFLTKEEALPKSGRGIGVEHASPEAIRNALKDAQLMDEEASEEISQQDLIDAGLIGGSGAKERREKLGSILKIGFTNGKQLYKRLKMFQISTDAFEKAMVQIIQEENNE comes from the coding sequence ATGAAGAAGATTAAAGAGATTATTGTTGTAGAAGGAAAAGATGATACGGTAGCGATAAAAAGGGCTGTTAATGCTGATACAATAGAAACCAACGGTTCTGCGGTGAATGAGTCCTGTATCGAGCAGGTGAGGCTTGCACAAAAGACGCGTGGAGCCATCATTTTCACAGACCCTGATTTTCCTGGTCAAAAAATCAGGAACATCATTTCAGAACAAGTAAAAGGCTGTAAACACGCCTTTTTAACGAAGGAGGAAGCCCTTCCTAAGTCAGGTAGAGGAATTGGTGTGGAACATGCTTCTCCTGAGGCGATTCGTAATGCTTTAAAGGATGCCCAGTTAATGGATGAAGAGGCTTCAGAAGAGATTTCACAGCAGGATTTAATAGATGCAGGTTTAATCGGGGGATCCGGTGCCAAGGAACGAAGGGAAAAACTTGGATCTATTTTAAAAATCGGGTTTACCAATGGTAAACAGTTATATAAGAGACTAAAAATGTTCCAAATATCAACTGATGCTTTTGAGAAAGCGATGGTACAGATAATTCAGGAGGAAAATAATGAATAA
- the rsmA gene encoding 16S rRNA (adenine(1518)-N(6)/adenine(1519)-N(6))-dimethyltransferase RsmA has product MNKDIATPVRTKEILKKYGFSFKKSLGQNFLIDTNILKRIVEHANLTEESGAIEIGPGIGALTEQLAKSSKKVAAFEIDQRLLPILSDTLSPYNNVNIIHGDVLKADVKKVIEEEFAGFSDLMVVANLPYYVTTPIILKLLSEDLPIRGIVCMLQKEVADRIAAKPGTKEYGSLSIAIQYYTEAETVMIVPKTVFMPQPNVDSAVIRLTLRDKPIVEVLDEDFLFTVTRASFAQRRKTILNNLTSQLPDGKSKKELILAALEAAEVDPSRRGETLSIKEFGRLSDALLPNFK; this is encoded by the coding sequence ATGAATAAGGATATTGCAACCCCTGTCAGAACGAAAGAAATATTAAAGAAATACGGATTCTCCTTTAAAAAGAGCTTAGGACAAAACTTTTTAATCGATACGAATATCTTGAAACGTATTGTCGAACATGCCAATTTGACAGAGGAAAGCGGCGCCATCGAAATTGGGCCGGGAATCGGGGCATTGACGGAACAACTAGCGAAAAGCAGCAAAAAGGTTGCGGCCTTTGAGATTGATCAGCGTCTACTGCCCATCTTATCGGATACACTGTCTCCCTATAACAATGTAAACATCATTCACGGGGATGTTCTCAAGGCTGATGTCAAGAAGGTAATCGAGGAGGAATTCGCTGGCTTCTCGGACCTGATGGTTGTTGCAAATCTGCCATACTATGTCACGACGCCGATCATTTTAAAGCTATTGTCCGAGGACCTGCCCATTAGAGGCATCGTGTGCATGCTGCAAAAGGAAGTGGCTGATCGAATTGCCGCAAAACCTGGGACAAAGGAATATGGTTCTTTATCCATTGCGATTCAATACTATACCGAAGCCGAAACAGTGATGATCGTACCCAAAACGGTATTCATGCCTCAGCCTAATGTTGATTCAGCTGTAATTCGCCTTACCTTGCGCGATAAGCCAATCGTTGAGGTCCTGGATGAGGATTTCTTATTCACTGTGACCCGGGCGAGCTTTGCACAGCGCCGGAAAACGATTTTAAATAACTTAACCAGTCAGCTGCCGGATGGCAAGTCGAAAAAAGAACTCATACTTGCCGCTCTCGAAGCCGCAGAAGTTGATCCTTCCAGACGGGGAGAAACACTGAGCATCAAAGAATTTGGCCGCTTAAGTGATGCCTTATTGCCGAATTTCAAATAA
- the yabG gene encoding sporulation peptidase YabG encodes MNIQINDIVGRVSYKCDVLFRVIDIRDIDGRREAILYGEDIRLIADAPFQDLMIINDNERNDRQRTNEILQEQSYRLLTQDLELQQQKNGYQSSNGYRYSGEYFQIPGRVLHVDGDASYLRKCMELYQKFGIPVNGIYCNEKEMPQRIGGLLDHYRPDILVVTGHDAYSKSKGPMSDINAYRHSKDFVQTVREARRKVSHLDQLIIFAGACQSHFESLIQAGANFASSPSRVNIHALDPVYIVGKISFTPFSDHIHVWDVLRNTLTGEKGLGGIETKGVLRTGLPFKPFQEE; translated from the coding sequence ATGAATATTCAAATAAACGATATTGTCGGTCGGGTTTCTTATAAATGCGACGTGTTGTTCCGGGTAATCGATATCCGTGATATTGACGGAAGGCGTGAAGCTATTCTTTATGGGGAAGATATCCGACTGATTGCAGATGCACCTTTTCAAGATTTAATGATCATTAATGATAATGAAAGAAATGATCGACAAAGAACGAATGAGATACTTCAAGAACAATCTTACCGCTTATTAACACAAGATCTAGAGTTGCAACAACAAAAAAATGGCTATCAATCGAGTAATGGCTATCGGTATAGCGGTGAATATTTTCAGATACCAGGGAGGGTCCTCCATGTTGATGGGGATGCATCTTACTTAAGGAAATGCATGGAGCTATATCAGAAATTCGGTATTCCGGTCAATGGCATCTATTGCAATGAAAAGGAAATGCCCCAAAGAATAGGGGGTTTGTTGGACCATTATCGGCCGGACATTCTTGTTGTCACCGGTCATGATGCCTATTCAAAATCAAAAGGACCGATGTCCGATATCAATGCCTACCGTCACTCAAAGGATTTTGTACAGACAGTTAGAGAAGCACGAAGGAAGGTTTCCCATTTAGACCAACTGATTATATTTGCCGGGGCTTGCCAATCACATTTTGAATCATTAATCCAAGCGGGTGCAAATTTTGCAAGTTCACCCTCCCGTGTTAATATACATGCTCTTGATCCGGTATATATCGTCGGAAAGATAAGCTTTACACCTTTTTCCGATCATATTCATGTATGGGATGTCCTTCGGAATACATTAACGGGAGAGAAGGGTTTGGGGGGAATTGAGACTAAAGGGGTGTTACGGACCGGGTTGCCGTTCAAGCCATTTCAAGAAGAATGA
- the veg gene encoding biofilm formation stimulator Veg has protein sequence MPKTLADIKTALDSNLGKRLLLKANGGRRKTVERFGTLAETYPAVFVIELDQDENAFERVSYSYADVLTETVELTFLNKQQEI, from the coding sequence ATGCCAAAAACTCTAGCTGATATTAAAACTGCACTTGATTCAAACCTAGGTAAAAGATTGCTCTTAAAAGCAAACGGTGGAAGAAGAAAGACTGTAGAACGATTTGGAACTTTGGCGGAAACTTATCCGGCTGTTTTTGTAATTGAGCTCGACCAAGATGAAAATGCGTTTGAAAGAGTATCTTACAGCTATGCGGATGTTTTAACGGAAACCGTAGAACTAACATTTTTAAACAAACAACAAGAGATTTAA
- a CDS encoding small, acid-soluble spore protein, alpha/beta type, whose product MSRKKGIMSNGLKEELAKELGFYDVVQKEGWGGIRARDAGNMVKLAIEKAQRQLVNKE is encoded by the coding sequence TTGAGCAGGAAAAAAGGGATTATGTCAAATGGTCTTAAAGAGGAATTGGCTAAAGAACTTGGATTTTACGATGTTGTCCAGAAAGAAGGCTGGGGAGGAATCCGGGCGAGGGACGCAGGGAACATGGTAAAACTTGCTATCGAAAAAGCACAACGTCAATTGGTGAACAAGGAGTAA